In Camelina sativa cultivar DH55 chromosome 16, Cs, whole genome shotgun sequence, a single window of DNA contains:
- the LOC104752463 gene encoding pentatricopeptide repeat-containing protein At1g80550, mitochondrial-like, with the protein MLLLRRFNRVRIASPCSVRLLSGIPISDEKLRCQEEDHSIYDQKTVCDALTCYSNDWQKALEFFNWVEKESGFRHTTETFNRMIDILGKYFEFETSWGLINRMVLNPESVPNHVTFRIVFKRYVTAHLVQEAIDAYDKLDGFNLRDETSFYNLVDALCEHKHVVEAEELCFGKNVMMIGNGFRVSNTKIHNLILRGWSKLGWWGKCKEYWEKMDSEGVAKDLFSYSIYMDIMCKSGKPWKAVKLFKEMKSRGIKLDVVAYNTVIRAIGVCQGVEFGIRVFREMRERGCEPNVATHNTIIKLLCEDGRLRDAYRMLDDMSKKGGCQPDSITYMCLFARLEKPSEILSLFGRMIRSGVRPKMDTYVMLMRKFERWGFLQPVLHVWKTMKESGDTPDSAAYNAVIDALIQKGMLDMAREYEEEMMERGLSPRRRPELVEKSLDETLVVDNR; encoded by the coding sequence ATGCTATTGTTGCGGCGATTCAATCGAGTTCGGATTGCTTCTCCTTGCTCCGTTCGGCTTCTATCTGGAATCCCCATTTCAGATGAGAAGCTTCGATGTCAGGAAGAGGATCATTCCATTTACGATCAGAAAACAGTATGCGACGCGCTCACATGTTACAGCAACGATTGGCAAAAAGCGTTGGAGTTTTTCAATTGGGTCGAGAAAGAATCCGGATTTAGACATACCACCGAGACATTCAATCGGATGATTGACATTCTGGGTAAGTATTTCGAGTTCGAAACTTCTTGGGGATTGATCAACCGGATGGTCTTAAACCCGGAATCTGTTCCGAATCATGTGACGTTTCGTATAGTCTTTAAGCGTTATGTGACGGCTCATCTTGTTCAGGAGGCTATTGATGCGTATGATAAGTTGGATGGTTTTAATCTGAGAGACGAAACATCTTTTTATAATCTGGTCGATGCGCTTTGCGAGCATAAACATGTGGTCGAAGCTGAGGAGCTTTGTTTTGGGAAGAATGTGATGATGATTGGTAATGGTTTTCGTGTTAGTAATACAAAGATTCATAATCTGATTCTTCGTGGCTGGTCTAAATTGGGATGGTGGGGTAAATGCAAGGAGTATTGGGAGAAGATGGACTCTGAAGGTGTTGCTAAGGATTTGTTTTCGTATTCTATTTACATGGATATTATGTGCAAGAGTGGTAAACCCTGGAAAGCTGTGAAGTTGTTCAAGGAGATGAAGAGTAGAGGGATAAAGCTCGATGTGGTTGCGTATAATACTGTGATCCGCGCCATTGGAGTCTGTCAAGGTGTTGAATTTGGTATCAGGGTGTTTCGAGAGATGAGGGAAAGAGGCTGCGAGCCTAACGTTGCGACGCATAACACGATCATTAAACTTCTGTGTGAAGACGGGAGGCTGAGGGATGCGTATCGGATGCTTGATGATATGTCTAAGAAAGGAGGATGTCAACCTGATTCGATTACTTATATGTGCCTCTTTGCCCGTCTGGAGAAACCGAGTGAGATCCTTAGCCTGTTTGGGAGGATGATAAGGAGTGGAGTGAGGCCAAAGATGGATACTTATGTGATGCTGATGAGGAAGTTTGAGAGATGGGGATTTCTTCAGCCTGTTTTACATGTGTGGAAGACGATGAAAGAGTCTGGGGATACTCCTGATTCAGCTGCTTATAACGCTGTGATTGATGCTTTGATTCAGAAAGGAATGTTGGATATGGCTAGGGAATATGAGGAGGAAATGATGGAAAGAGGGCTATCTCCAAGGAGAAGGCCTGAGTTGGTAGAAAAGTCATTGGACGAAACGCTGGTTGTAGATAATAGATAA
- the LOC104752464 gene encoding uncharacterized protein LOC104752464, protein MVYSETPSYHGHRRLLLIAVVLLISSSLVSSSSSCHHRRPSSTSLLGVRRQILEGGNVGTLVLAAERTRRPDPLNHFNMYSDGWNVTNPHYIASVGFSAVPFIVIAIVWFVLLGLFLVCSCLCCCCCGCGRRNYGYSRVCYTLSLVFLLLFTIAAVIGSAMLYTGQNEFYGSVEKTFMYIVKQATGVLTKLTSLWDSIQSAKDIQLDGHNLFPPEFRGNIDHFNNMIKMSNITYPDRVANQTIRYLTGALNPVRYVLNVIAGVMLLVAFLGLLFSFCGLRVLVYLLVILGWILVTATILLSAVFLVFHNVVADTCMAMDQWVHDPAADSALSQLLPCLDPKTIGETLDITKIMTVTAVDMTNAYTVNVSNHEFPPNVPFYHNQSGPLVPLLCNPLDQNHKPRPCAPDEILLANASQVYKGYMCQVNAEGICITQGRLTPASYDQMMGAINVGFTLDHYGPFLASIADCTFVRDTFRDITTKNCPGLSITSQWIYAGLASLSGAVMFSLIFWLIFVRERRHRSHTKKSMIQMNRF, encoded by the exons ATGGTTTATAGCGAAACGCCGTCGTATCATGGTCACCGGCGTCTCCTTCTGATCGCCGTTGTGCTTCTGATCTCGTcgagtttggtttcttcttcttcttcttgtcaccATCGTCGTCCATCTTCAACCTCATTACTAG GAGTGAGGAGGCAAATTTTGGAAGGAGGGAATGTTGGGACATTGGTGTTAGCCGCGGAGAGGACACGGCGACCTGACCCTCTCAACCATTTCAATATGTATTCCGATGGTTGGAACGTTACCAATCCTCATTACATCGCC TCCGTTGGATTTTCTGCAGTGCCATTCATAGTCATAGCCATCGTCTGGTTCGTATTGCTCGGACTCTTCCTCGTCTGCTCATGCctctgttgttgctgctgcggCTGTGGCCGCCGGAACTACGGCTACTCTCGCGTCTGCTACACCCTCTCTCTCGTCTTCCTCCTGCTTTTCACCATCGCCGCCGT GATTGGGTCTGCGATGCTGTACACTGGGCAAAACGAGTTCTACGGTAGTGTAGAGAAGACTTTTATGTACATTGTGAAACAAGCAACTGGAGTTTTGACTAAGCTTACGAGCTTATGGGACTCGATTCAATCTGCTAAAGACATTCAGCTCGATGGCCATAACCTGTTTCCTCCCGAGTTTAGAGGTAACATCGATCATTTCAACAACATGATCAAGATGTCTAACATCACTTACCCTGACCGTGTCGCTAACCAGACTATTCGTTATCTCACGGGTGCACTAAACCCTGT GAGGTACGTGTTAAACGTGATTGCTGGTGTTATGCTTTTAGTTGCATTCCTCGGCCTCT TGTTTTCGTTCTGTGGACTGCGAGTTCTTGTCTACCT ATTGGTAATTCTGGGTTGGATTCTCGTCACAGCAACAATCCTCCTCAGTGCCGTCTTCCTCGTTTTCCACAA TGTGGTTGCGGACACGTGTATGGCTATGGACCAATGGGTGCATGATCCAGCGGCAGATTCGGCATTGAGCCAACTTCTTCCATGTTTAGATCCTAAAACCATTGGAGAGACTTTGGATATAACCAAGATTATGACTGTTACGGCCGTTGACATGACCAATGCGTACACGGTCAACGTCAGCAACCATGAGTTCCCACCTAATGTTCCTTTCTACCACAACCAGTCCGGTCCACTCGTTCCTCTTCTCTGTAACCCGCTTGACCAAAATCATAAACCGCGACCTTGTGCTCCTGACGAAATCCTCCTAGCCAATGCTTCTCAG GTTTACAAAGGTTATATGTGCCAAGTGAACGCAGAAGGAATATGCATAACGCAGGGTAGGTTAACTCCAGCTTCATACGACCAGATGATGGGTGCGATAAACGTCGGGTTCACTTTGGACCATTACGGTCCTTTCTTGGCTAGTATAGCGGACTGTACTTTCGTCCGAGACACCTTCAGAGACATAACGACCAAGAACTGCCCTGGACTCAGTATCACCAGCCAGTGGATCTACGCAGGACTCGCCTCGCTCTCTGGTGCAGTCATGTTCTCACTTATCTTCTGGTTGATTTTCGTCAGAGAAAGACGTCACCGATCTCATACCAAAAAGTCTATGATCCAGAtgaatagattttaa
- the LOC104752465 gene encoding protein NUCLEAR FUSION DEFECTIVE 4-like, translating to MTKLAEKSGSRPPWVGLAAAAWVQTSAGSGSTFPLYSSALKSVLGFSQQQVTILGVACDLGENMGLLPGYASNKFPPWSMLLIGASSCFLGFGVLWLSVSQIVHGLPFWLLFIALAIATNSNSWFGTASLVTNMRNFPLSRGPVAGLLKGYIGISGCAFTVLFSMVLHHSATNLLLFLTIGIPVICLTVMYFIRPCIPATGEDPSEPMYFAFLLATSIVFAAYLVVTTVLSEVFILPSILKYVLVAIMVLLLLAPLAVPIKMTLFRTNAKSSPLGSSDSLAKEEGTHEEPLLTPSTSASNLGPIFEGDDESDMEILLAQGEGAVKKKRKPRRGEDFKLDQAFVKADFWLLWFVYFLGMGSGVTVSNNLAQIGLAFGIKDTTILLCLFSFFNFIGRLASGAISEHFVKSRTLPRTLWMGAAQLVMVFTFLLFATASDLTIYVATALIGVAMGFQFLSIATISELFGLRHFGINFNFILLGNPLGATIFSAFLAGHIYDKEAEKQGNMTCLGPDCFRVTFLVLAGVCGLGTLLSIILTVRIRPVYQALYASGSFRLQPQSTGH from the exons ATGACGAAGCTGGCGGAAAAATCGGGAAGCCGACCACCGTGGGTAGGATTAGCGGCAGCCGCGTGGGTTCAGACGTCGGCAGGAAGTGGTTCGACGTTCCCGCTTTACTCATCGGCTCTCAAATCGGTTTTGGGATTTAGCCAGCAACAGGTCACCATCCTCGGCGTCGCTTGTGATCTGGGTGAAAACATGGGCCTACTTCCAGGCTACGCCAGTAACAAGTTTCCTCCTTGGTCGATGCTCCTCATCGGCGCTTCCTCTTGTTTCCTTGGCTTCGGTGTTCTTTGGCTCTCCGTCAGCCAAATCGTTCATGGTTTGCCTTTCTGGCTG CTGTTTATTGCTCTAGCTATAGCCACCAATAGCAACTCATGGTTCGGTACAGCATCTCTTGTCACCAATATGAGAAACTTTCCTTTGAGCCGAGGCCCTGTGGCTGGACTTCTCAAAGGCTATATTGGGATCAGTGGTTGTGCATTTACTGTTTTGTTCAGCATGGTGCTTCACCATTCTGCTACTAATCTGCTTTTGTTTCTTACGATTGGCATCCCCGTGATTTGCTTAACTGTCATGTATTTCATCCGCCCCTGTATTCCGGCTACCGGTGAAGACCCTTCTGAGCCCATGTATTTCGCTTTTCTGCTTGCCACTAGTATAGTTTTTGCTGCGTATCTTGTTGTGACGACTGTATTGAGTGAGGTGTTTATACTGCCAAGCATACTCAAATACGTTCTTGTGGCTATCATGGTGTTGCTTTTGTTGGCACCTCTTGCGGTTCCCATCAAGATGACACTTTTCCGTACGAATGCCAAGAGCTCTCCACTGGGTTCGTCAGACAGTCTAGCCAAAGAAGAAGGTACCCATGAAGAGCCGTTGCTGACACCTTCTACCTCAGCTTCAAACCTTGGACCTATCTTTGAGGGAGATGATGAGTCGGATATGGAAATACTTCTCGCTCAAGGAGAAGGtgcagtgaagaagaagagaaaaccaaGGAGAGGTGAGGATTTCAAGCTTGACCAAGCTTTTGTTAAGGCAGATTTCTGGCTCCTTTGGTTTGTCTACTTCCTCGGCATGGGTTCAGGCGTTACAGTCTCCAACAACTTGGCACAGATCGGATTAGCTTTTGGTATCAAGGACACCACAATTCTCCTCTGCCTCTTcagcttcttcaacttcataGGCCGTCTTGCTTCAGGTGCCATTTCTGAGCACTTTGTAAA GTCAAGAACGCTTCCAAGAACACTATGGATGGGAGCCGCGCAGCTAGTAATGGTGTTCACATTCCTGCTCTTCGCCACGGCTAGCGACCTCACCATTTACGTTGCGACTGCTCTGATCGGGGTAGCCATGGGGTTTCAGTTCTTGTCTATCGCCACCATCTCGGAGCTATTTGGTCTCAGACATTTTGGAATCAACTTCAACTTCATACTCCTGGGAAACCCGCTTGGTGCAACCATATTCTCGGCCTTTCTCGCCGGACACATCTATGATAAGGAGGCTGAGAAGCAAGGGAATATGACCTGCCTTGGTCCCGACTGCTTCCGAGTAACGTTTTTGGTTCTAGCCGGAGTTTGTGGGCTTGGAACTCTGCTGAGCATTATTTTGACGGTGAGAATTCGCCCGGTATATCAAGCTCTGTATGCTTCTGGCTCTTTCCGGTTGCAGCCGCAATCAACAGGTCATTGA
- the LOC104752466 gene encoding uncharacterized protein LOC104752466 — translation MDWFSWLSRTSLEASLIYEYGLSFSNNELEYEDIAYFNHEFLQSMGISIAKHRLEILKLARRDRKHSPLTARSIFRVLTAIKKTGKCFSQYVRAWIRREESSRALVVVSSSNGNGRYWKGALLKRKKRSAMSSINSGKEERLLLTNGTPPPPPLPCRLHSFTNPKVSDCCDDDTYWGNKDVEDIKWDSMFQNLKPT, via the coding sequence ATGGATTGGTTCTCATGGCTCTCGAGGACGAGTCTCGAAGCTTCTCTTATCTACGAGTACGGTCTCTCTTTCTCAAACAACGAGCTCGAGTACGAGGACATCGCTTACTTCAACCACGAGTTTCTCCAGAGCATGGGGATCTCAATCGCTAAACACCGCCTCGAGATCTTGAAGCTAGCTCGCCGTGATCGAAAACATTCTCCGCTCACTGCTCGTTCCATCTTCAGAGTCTTGACTGCGATCAAGAAGACCGGGAAATGCTTCTCCCAGTACGTCCGGGCCTGGATCCGACGAGAGGAGTCGTCTCGGGCACTCGTGGTTGTGTCCAGCAGCAACGGGAACGGGAGATATTGGAAAGGAGCGTtgctgaagaggaagaagagatcggCGATGTCTAGCATTAATAGCGGAAAGGAAGAGAGACTTCTGTTGACGAATGggactcctcctcctcctcctctgccaTGTAGGCTCCATAGCTTCACCAATCCCAAGGTTTCCGATTGCTGCGACGATGATACTTATTGGGGTAACAAAGATGTTGAAGATATTAAATGGGATTCTATGTTTCAGAACCTCAAACCCACTTGA
- the LOC104754051 gene encoding uncharacterized protein LOC104754051, which translates to MDWFSWLSRTSLEASLIYEYGLSFSNNELEYEDIAYFNHEFLQSMGISIAKHRLEILKLARRDRKHSPLTARSIFRVLTAIKKTGKCFSQYVRAWIRREESSRALVVVSSSNGNGRYWKGALLKRKKRSAISKWNNRDSDPEKKKQKSIICSISPQRD; encoded by the exons ATGGATTGGTTCTCATGGCTCTCGAGGACGAGTCTCGAAGCTTCTCTTATCTACGAGTACGGTCTCTCTTTCTCAAACAACGAGCTCGAGTACGAGGACATCGCTTACTTCAACCACGAGTTTCTCCAGAGCATGGGGATCTCAATCGCTAAACACCGCCTCGAGATCTTGAAGCTAGCTCGCCGTGATCGAAAACATTCTCCGCTCACTGCTCGTTCCATCTTCAGAGTCTTGACTGCGATCAAGAAGACCGGGAAATGCTTCTCCCAGTACGTCCGGGCCTGGATCCGACGAGAGGAGTCGTCTCGGGCACTCGTGGTTGTGTCCAGCAGCAACGGGAACGGGAGATATTGGAAAGGAGCGTtgctgaagaggaagaagagatcggCGAT AAGCAAATGGAACAATAGAGATAGTGAtccagaaaaaaagaagcaaaaaagcaTTATATGCTCCATTTCCCCACAGCGTGATTAA
- the LOC104752467 gene encoding sodium-coupled neutral amino acid transporter 4-like isoform X2 — MDSSYSVISKTSYVELQKPSNDNNGIPGKPRNKLLASDEESFVNDFDDTLRNGAGDEEGDDDLDFDISAYPLVHGKSSSSNQGSGVYGAVFNLTTSIIGAGIMALPATMKVLGLVLGFVLIILMAILSEISVELLVRFAVLYKSRSYGEVVQSALGKTARVLSEICIIVNNGGVLVVYLIIMGDVMSGSLHHIGVLDQWLGNGFWDHRKVLILIVMVIFLAPLCALNKIDSLSVTSAASVALAVVFVVVCFAVATIKLIEGTIDPPRMTPDFGSKKAILDLLVVIPIMSNAYVCHFNVQPIYNELEGRSPHKMNRVGRITTAICVVVYASTAISGYLLFGQDTESDILTNFDQDLGIRFSSAVNYIVRIGYILHLVLVFPVIHFSLRETVNTLLFEGSPPLSESKKRSFGLTVVLLALIYIGSTMIPNIWTAFKFTGATSAVSLGFTFPALIALRLGKQSNTLSLVERSVSWLMLILAIVVSIVGTLGNIYSLRSKSD, encoded by the exons ATGGATAGCAGTTACTCTGTGATCTCCAAAACTTCTTACGTTGAGTTACAGAAACCATCTAATGATAATAATGGAATCCCTGGAAAGCCCAGAAACAAGTTGCTTGCTTCTGACGAAGAAAGCTTCGTTAACGATTTTGACGATACCCTCCGCAACGGTGCCGGCGAtgaagaaggtgatgatgatctCGATTTCGATATCTCTGCTTATCCACTCGTTCATGGCAAGTCATCATCATCCAATCAAGGATCTGGTGTCTACGGTGCCGTTTTTAACCTCACCACCTCTATTATCGGCGCCGGGATCATGGCATTGCCCGCCACCATGAAAGTCCTCGGCTTGGTTCTAgggtttgttttgattatcCTCATGGCCATCTTGTCTGAGATTAGTGTTGAGCTCCTCGTTAGATTTGCCGTTCTTTACAAGTCCAGATCTTACGGCGAGGTTGTTCAATCCGCATTGGGCAAAACCGCTAGGGTTTTGTCCGAGATTTGTATCATTGTCAACAACGGTGGTGTCCTCGTTGTTTATCTGATTATTATGGGGGACGTCATGTCTGGTTCTCTTCATCACATTGGGGTTTTGGATCAATGGTTAGGGAATGGTTTCTGGGATCACcgtaaagttttgattttgattgttatGGTCATCTTCTTGGCTCCTCTCTGTGCTTTGAACAAGATTGATTCCTTGAGCGTTACATCAGCTGCTTCTGTTGCTCTTGCTGTTGTCTTTGTGGTTGTCTGTTTTGCTGTCGCCACCATTAAGCTCATCGAAGGAACCATCGACCCTCCTAGGATGACTCCTGATTTTGGTTCCAAAAAGGCAATCTTGGACCTTCTTGTTGTCATTCCCATTATGTCCAACGCTTACGTTTGTCACTTCAATGTCCAGCCGATCTATAACGAGCTCGAAGGCCGATCACCTCATAAGATGAACCGAGTTGGGAGAATCACAACAGCCATTTGTGTTGTTGTCTATGCTTCAACTGCTATATCGGGTTATCTCCTCTTCGGCCAGGACACCGAATCAGACATCTTGACCAACTTTgatcaag atctcggtatccgTTTCAGCTCTGCGGTGAACTACATTGTCAGAATCGGCTACATTCTACATCTAGTACTCGTCTTCCCCGTGATCCATTTCTCCTTGAGAGAAACCGTCAATACCTTACTGTTTGAAGGATCGCCTCCTCTATCCGAAAGCAAAAAGAGATCATTTGGGCTAACTGTGGTCTTGCTGGCTCTTATTTACATTGGCTCAACGATGATCCCAAATATATGGACAGCTTTCAAATTCACAGGCGCAACATCAGCAGTTTCGCTTGGTTTTACATTCCCTGCTCTTATCGCATTACGGTTAgggaaacagagcaatacatTAAGCCTCGTCGAAAGATCTGTGTCGTGGTTGATGCTAATCTTGGCCATTGTGGTTAGCATTGTTGGAACCCTTGGCAATATATACAGCCTCAGGAGCAAATCAGATTGA
- the LOC104752467 gene encoding sodium-coupled neutral amino acid transporter 4-like isoform X1: MDSSYSVISKTSYVELQKPSNDNNGIPGKPRNKLLASDEESFVNDFDDTLRNGAGDEEGDDDLDFDISAYPLVHGKSSSSNQGSGVYGAVFNLTTSIIGAGIMALPATMKVLGLVLGFVLIILMAILSEISVELLVRFAVLYKSRSYGEVVQSALGKTARVLSEICIIVNNGGVLVVYLIIMGDVMSGSLHHIGVLDQWLGNGFWDHRKVLILIVMVIFLAPLCALNKIDSLSVTSAASVALAVVFVVVCFAVATIKLIEGTIDPPRMTPDFGSKKAILDLLVVIPIMSNAYVCHFNVQPIYNELEGRSPHKMNRVGRITTAICVVVYASTAISGYLLFGQDTESDILTNFDQDLGIRFSSAVNYIVRIGYILHLVLVFPVIHFSLRETVNTLLFEGSPPLSESKKRSFGLTVVLLALIYIGSTMIPNIWTAFKFTGATSAVSLGFTFPALIALRLGKQSNTLSLVERSVSWLMLILAIVVSIVGTLGNIYSLRSKSD, encoded by the coding sequence ATGGATAGCAGTTACTCTGTGATCTCCAAAACTTCTTACGTTGAGTTACAGAAACCATCTAATGATAATAATGGAATCCCTGGAAAGCCCAGAAACAAGTTGCTTGCTTCTGACGAAGAAAGCTTCGTTAACGATTTTGACGATACCCTCCGCAACGGTGCCGGCGAtgaagaaggtgatgatgatctCGATTTCGATATCTCTGCTTATCCACTCGTTCATGGCAAGTCATCATCATCCAATCAAGGATCTGGTGTCTACGGTGCCGTTTTTAACCTCACCACCTCTATTATCGGCGCCGGGATCATGGCATTGCCCGCCACCATGAAAGTCCTCGGCTTGGTTCTAgggtttgttttgattatcCTCATGGCCATCTTGTCTGAGATTAGTGTTGAGCTCCTCGTTAGATTTGCCGTTCTTTACAAGTCCAGATCTTACGGCGAGGTTGTTCAATCCGCATTGGGCAAAACCGCTAGGGTTTTGTCCGAGATTTGTATCATTGTCAACAACGGTGGTGTCCTCGTTGTTTATCTGATTATTATGGGGGACGTCATGTCTGGTTCTCTTCATCACATTGGGGTTTTGGATCAATGGTTAGGGAATGGTTTCTGGGATCACcgtaaagttttgattttgattgttatGGTCATCTTCTTGGCTCCTCTCTGTGCTTTGAACAAGATTGATTCCTTGAGCGTTACATCAGCTGCTTCTGTTGCTCTTGCTGTTGTCTTTGTGGTTGTCTGTTTTGCTGTCGCCACCATTAAGCTCATCGAAGGAACCATCGACCCTCCTAGGATGACTCCTGATTTTGGTTCCAAAAAGGCAATCTTGGACCTTCTTGTTGTCATTCCCATTATGTCCAACGCTTACGTTTGTCACTTCAATGTCCAGCCGATCTATAACGAGCTCGAAGGCCGATCACCTCATAAGATGAACCGAGTTGGGAGAATCACAACAGCCATTTGTGTTGTTGTCTATGCTTCAACTGCTATATCGGGTTATCTCCTCTTCGGCCAGGACACCGAATCAGACATCTTGACCAACTTTgatcaagatctcggtatccgTTTCAGCTCTGCGGTGAACTACATTGTCAGAATCGGCTACATTCTACATCTAGTACTCGTCTTCCCCGTGATCCATTTCTCCTTGAGAGAAACCGTCAATACCTTACTGTTTGAAGGATCGCCTCCTCTATCCGAAAGCAAAAAGAGATCATTTGGGCTTACTGTGGTCTTGCTGGCTCTTATTTACATTGGCTCAACGATGATCCCAAATATATGGACAGCTTTCAAATTCACAGGCGCAACATCAGCAGTTTCGCTTGGTTTTACATTCCCTGCTCTTATCGCATTACGGTTAgggaaacagagcaatacatTAAGCCTCGTTGAAAGATCTGTGTCGTGGTTGATGCTAATCTTGGCCATTGTGGTTAGCATTGTTGGAACCCTTGGCAATATATACAGCCTCAGGAGCAAATCAGATTGA
- the LOC104752468 gene encoding trafficking protein particle complex subunit 2 yields MASTACFIIVGRNDIPIYEAEVGSAAKREDAAQLHQFILHAALDVVQDLAWTTSAMFLKSVDRFNDLVVSVYVTAGHTRLMLLHDSRNEDGIKSFFQEVHELYIKILLNPLYLPGSRITSTHFDTKVRALARKYL; encoded by the exons ATGGCTAGCACTGCCTGTTTTATAATTGTGGGTCGCAATGATATTCCCATCTATGAAGCTGAAGTTGGATCTGCTGCCAAA AGAGAAGATGCTGCTCAGTTGCACCAATTTATATTACATGCAGCATTAGATGTTGTCCAAGACCTAGCATGGACTACAAGTGCCAT GTTCTTGAAGTCAGTTGACAGGTTTAACGATCTGGTTGTGTCAGTCTATGTTACCGCAGGCC ATACCCGACTCATGCTCCTTCATGATTCACGCAACGAAGACGGAATCAAGAGCTTCTTCCAGGAGGTGCATGAGCTTTATATAaag ATTCTTCTGAACCCATTGTATCTGCCCGGTTCTCGGATAACATCGACACATTTTGACACCAAAGTACGTGCACTTGCAAGAAAGTATCTGTAG